Proteins encoded within one genomic window of Amycolatopsis sp. 2-15:
- a CDS encoding ABC-F family ATP-binding cassette domain-containing protein, giving the protein MSKTSVVATGLSFSWTDGTPVFEDLSFTLGPGRTGLVAPNGAGKSTLLKLIAGELHPLAGSVSADGVLGYLPQTLPLAGEPTVAEVLEIAPIVRALAAIEGGDASEEHFATVGSDWDIEERARAELDRLGLGDVALDRRLDTLSGGQIVSLGLAAQLLKQPDVLLLDEPTNNLDRDARRRLHTVLGDWKGTLLLVSHDRDLLDRMDRIAELDHGSLRLFGGGFTEYEAAKQAAREVAEKNVRAAEQEVKREKRELQQARERAARRASTGARTGSDIPRIALGNIKRRAESSAGKANDMHSQRLGAAKARLDEADRAAREDDTIVLELPDTAVPAGRTVFHGERLRVRELFAGEGATLAIRGPERIALVGANGVGKSTLLRLVAGLLEPDSGVLARADGRVAYLSQRLDLLDDDRTVAENLRAAAPQLPEADLMNLLARFLFRGPRAHLPVGVLSGGERLRATLVRVLCAEPAPQLLLLDEPTNNLDLASVEQLTGALKAYQGAFVVVSHDDRFLAELGIGRWLTLAEAKLTETGPPSGF; this is encoded by the coding sequence ATGTCCAAGACCTCCGTCGTCGCCACCGGCCTGTCCTTTTCCTGGACCGACGGCACCCCCGTGTTCGAAGACCTGTCCTTCACGCTCGGGCCGGGTCGCACGGGCCTCGTCGCGCCCAACGGCGCCGGCAAGAGCACCCTGCTCAAGCTCATCGCCGGCGAGCTTCACCCGCTCGCGGGTTCGGTGAGCGCCGACGGTGTGCTCGGCTACCTGCCGCAGACGCTGCCGCTCGCCGGGGAACCGACCGTGGCCGAGGTGCTGGAGATCGCGCCGATCGTGCGCGCGCTCGCGGCCATCGAAGGCGGTGACGCGAGCGAAGAGCACTTCGCGACAGTCGGCAGCGACTGGGACATCGAAGAACGCGCCCGCGCGGAGCTCGATCGGCTCGGGCTCGGCGACGTCGCGCTCGACCGCCGGCTCGACACACTCAGCGGTGGCCAGATCGTGTCGCTCGGCCTGGCCGCGCAGCTGCTGAAACAGCCCGACGTGCTGCTGCTCGACGAGCCCACCAACAACCTCGACCGCGACGCCCGGCGCCGCCTGCACACCGTGCTCGGCGACTGGAAGGGCACGCTGCTGCTGGTCAGCCACGACCGCGACCTGCTCGACCGCATGGACCGGATCGCCGAGCTGGACCACGGTTCGCTGCGGTTGTTCGGCGGCGGCTTCACCGAGTACGAGGCCGCGAAGCAGGCCGCGCGCGAGGTCGCGGAGAAGAACGTGCGCGCGGCCGAGCAGGAGGTCAAGCGCGAGAAACGCGAGCTGCAGCAGGCCCGTGAACGCGCGGCGCGGCGGGCGTCGACCGGCGCTCGCACCGGTTCCGACATCCCGCGCATCGCGCTCGGCAACATCAAAAGGCGCGCGGAATCGTCGGCCGGCAAGGCCAACGACATGCACTCGCAGCGGCTCGGCGCCGCCAAGGCCCGGCTCGACGAGGCCGACCGCGCCGCGCGCGAAGACGACACGATCGTGCTGGAGCTGCCCGACACCGCGGTGCCCGCCGGGCGCACGGTGTTCCACGGCGAGCGCCTGCGCGTGCGGGAGCTGTTCGCCGGTGAGGGTGCGACGCTGGCGATCCGCGGGCCGGAGCGGATCGCACTGGTCGGCGCCAACGGAGTCGGCAAGTCGACATTGCTGCGGCTCGTCGCGGGCCTGCTCGAACCCGACAGCGGGGTGCTGGCCAGGGCCGACGGTCGCGTCGCGTACCTCTCGCAGCGCCTCGATCTGCTCGACGACGACCGCACCGTGGCGGAGAACCTGCGCGCGGCCGCGCCGCAGCTGCCCGAGGCCGACCTGATGAACCTGCTCGCGCGCTTCCTGTTCCGCGGGCCGCGGGCGCACCTGCCGGTCGGCGTGCTTTCGGGTGGCGAGCGGCTGCGGGCGACGCTGGTGCGCGTGCTGTGCGCGGAGCCGGCGCCGCAGCTGCTCCTGCTCGACGAGCCCACGAACAACCTCGACCTCGCCAGCGTGGAGCAGCTCACCGGCGCGCTCAAGGCGTACCAGGGCGCGTTCGTGGTCGTCAGCCACGACGACCGCTTCCTCGCCGAGCTGGGCATCGGCCGCTGGCTCACGCTGGCCGAGGCCAAGCTGACGGAAACAGGGCCGCCGTCGGGTTTCTGA
- a CDS encoding alkaline phosphatase family protein, with protein MTENTDQGNGFTRRRLLGSAAAAGGLAAAAMALPANVRKAIASPAPKNGRISDVKHVVMLMQENRSFDHYYGTLSGVRGFGDPHAARQADGRSVFYQKDAKNPKGYLLPYHLDTKSTAAQAIPSTSHEWSVQHQAWNGGKNDQWLPAHRAADGETNGQYTMGYFTREDIPFQYALADAFTILDSYHCSVLGPTGPNRHMWMAGTIDAEGDFGGPSLTTSAPNGAYSFKTYPERLTEAGVSWKVYHAPGSTTGLASISHIAQYFNAKPGDDLFEKAMNPQPLGQFEYDAAHDQLPTVSWILPPSGFDEHPAGLPAAGATFVAGKIDAIAANPEVWAKTAFILSYDENDGLFDHVVPPTPKPGTPGEFVTKTSVTGVDGAGLPTGLGFRVPCIIVSPWTVGGWVCSELSDHTSQLRLLEHVTGVRETNITDWRRRTVGDLTSAFRFHDATQHAPTLPDTTGQYNLAQYEVSQFKLPPIPTTEQSFPHQEPGHRPKTS; from the coding sequence GCCGCGATGGCGCTGCCGGCCAACGTCCGCAAGGCGATCGCTTCGCCCGCACCGAAGAACGGCCGGATCTCCGACGTCAAGCACGTCGTGATGCTGATGCAGGAGAACCGCAGCTTCGACCACTACTACGGCACGCTGTCCGGCGTCCGCGGCTTCGGCGACCCCCACGCCGCGCGCCAGGCGGACGGCCGCTCGGTCTTCTACCAGAAGGACGCGAAGAACCCCAAGGGTTACCTGCTGCCCTACCACCTGGACACGAAGTCGACCGCCGCGCAGGCGATCCCTTCGACCAGCCACGAATGGTCGGTGCAGCACCAGGCCTGGAACGGCGGCAAGAACGACCAGTGGCTGCCCGCCCACCGCGCGGCCGACGGCGAGACCAACGGCCAGTACACCATGGGCTACTTCACCCGTGAGGACATCCCGTTCCAGTACGCGCTGGCCGACGCGTTCACGATCCTCGACTCCTACCACTGCTCGGTGCTCGGCCCCACGGGCCCGAACCGCCACATGTGGATGGCGGGCACGATCGACGCCGAGGGTGACTTCGGCGGCCCGTCGCTGACCACGAGCGCGCCCAACGGCGCGTACTCCTTCAAGACCTACCCCGAGCGCCTCACCGAGGCCGGCGTGAGCTGGAAGGTCTACCACGCACCGGGTTCGACCACGGGCCTCGCGTCGATCTCGCACATCGCCCAGTACTTCAACGCGAAGCCGGGCGACGACCTGTTCGAGAAGGCGATGAACCCGCAGCCGCTCGGCCAGTTCGAGTACGACGCGGCCCACGACCAGCTGCCCACCGTGAGCTGGATCCTGCCGCCGTCGGGCTTCGACGAGCACCCGGCCGGCCTGCCCGCGGCCGGCGCGACCTTCGTCGCCGGCAAGATCGACGCCATCGCGGCCAACCCCGAGGTGTGGGCCAAGACGGCGTTCATCCTGTCCTACGACGAGAACGACGGCCTGTTCGACCACGTCGTGCCGCCGACCCCGAAGCCCGGCACCCCGGGTGAGTTCGTGACCAAGACGTCGGTGACCGGTGTCGACGGCGCCGGCCTGCCCACCGGTCTCGGTTTCCGCGTGCCGTGCATCATCGTGTCGCCGTGGACCGTCGGCGGCTGGGTGTGCTCGGAGCTGTCCGACCACACCTCGCAGCTGCGGTTGCTGGAGCACGTGACCGGCGTGCGCGAAACCAACATCACCGACTGGCGCCGCCGCACCGTCGGCGACCTCACCTCGGCGTTCCGCTTCCACGACGCCACCCAGCACGCGCCGACGCTGCCCGACACCACGGGCCAGTACAACCTCGCGCAGTACGAGGTCAGCCAGTTCAAGCTGCCGCCCATCCCGACCACGGAGCAGAGCTTCCCCCACCAGGAGCCCGGCCACCGGCCGAAGACCTCCTGA